In Ananas comosus cultivar F153 linkage group 10, ASM154086v1, whole genome shotgun sequence, the following proteins share a genomic window:
- the LOC109716723 gene encoding uncharacterized protein LOC109716723: protein MRVNLTHNDNIKTFEDVARHLELEEERLEAVKTPTANAAESNFRRTSGFKRKRTTGAQNRSGSAPKNAKNTKRKRSKRGGKKDKSKMTCFNCNQLGHFARDCTEPKKTQEQQTT, encoded by the exons atgcgagtaaatttgacccataacgataatatcaaaacttttgaggatgttgCGCGGCATTTGGAGTTGGAGGAAGAGCGCCTTGAGGCTGTTAAAACTCCAACTGCCAATGCTGCTGAGTCAAACTTTCGCAGGACATCTGGGTTCAAGCGAAAGAGGACTACTGGGGCTCAAAATCGTAGCGGATCCGCGCCTAAGAATGCGAAGAAcactaaaagaaaaagaagcaaacgaggtggcaagaaagacaagtcaaagatgacttgtttcaactgtaatcagctgggacacttcgctcgtgattgcactgagccgaagaag actcaggAGCAACAGACCACGTAG
- the LOC109716128 gene encoding uncharacterized protein LOC109716128, with protein MCCSGECRPLGWLLGLPFAFLSLLVSLVGVIVWIVGLLLSCICPCCLCVTILVEVAIELIKAPLHVMEWFTSQIPC; from the exons ATGTGTTGCAGTGGCGAGTGCCGGCCCCTGGGGTGGCTTCTCGGCCTCCCCTTCgccttcctctccctcctcgtCTCCCTCGTCGGCGTCATCGTCTGGATCGTCGG gTTGCTTCTATCGTGCATTTGCCCGTGTTGCTTGTGCGTGACGATATTGGTGGAGGTGGCGATCGAGCTCATCAAGGCCCCGCTCCATGTCATGGAGTGGTTCACCTCTCAGATCCCTTGTTGA
- the LOC109716407 gene encoding transcription factor GTE4-like produces the protein MASGPLVGAGGAGGDGSRERHRWAESKVYTRKSHNKASTKPSSAATSQPPPSSSQTPSAPPSPPSPAPPFAADEVNSSHHRAPPPPPPPPPPPAQQPQLPSSAASDDDASSLNRAPPPGGAGGGLPNGNGRSVTISLASRSRQEVRELRRKLAAELEQVRTMAKRLDARERQLAASAAAAASVAPAAEYTVSQLSATDPNTPVPSKSVAAPFRRQLSVSVAAESNLESLEKEKRTPKANQFYQNPDFVSGKDKFPPPDPHGHKKSKANGSKKHLLHGEADHVEKKLYTKAFKQCASLLSKLMKHKHGWVFNTPVDVRGLGLHDYYTIIRHPMDLGTVKNRLTKNMYKSPWEFAEDVRLTFRNAMTYNPKGQDVHIMAEHLYQMFEERWAKIEAELSSYRSRQPAPKKPPPLDMRSLERSDSTAHPMAVDSKSKPAAHTPHIGRPPALKKPKAKDPHKREMTFEEKQRLSNNLQNLPPEKLDNVVQIIKRKNLSLSQHDDEIEVDIDSFDVETLWELDRFVTNYKKSLSKNKRKAELAVQARQEAEQNSGKAVQERVTETIVPEAPKENIAAQDDKYAASSSPAQGDKEENAARSSSSSSSSSDSGSSSSDSDSDSSSAYGSDAGHSPRT, from the exons ATGGCGTCGGGGCCTCTGGTCGGGgcgggcggcgccggcggcgacggCTCCCGTGAGCGGCACCGGTGGGCGGAGAGCAAGGTCTACACCCGCAAGTCCCACAACAAGGCCTCCACCaaaccctcctccgccgccacctcccaaccccctccctcctcctcccaaACCCCCTCCGCCCCGCCGTCGCCCCCGTCCCCCGCCCCGCCCTTCGCCGCAGATGAAGTGAACTCCTCCCACCACCGagcgcccccgccgccgccgccgccgccgccccctcccGCTCAGCAGCCGCAGCTcccctcctctgccgcctccgacgacgacgcctccaGCCTCAACCGCGCCCCGCCCCCCGGCGGCGCTGGCGGCGGCCTACCCAACGGCAACGGCCGCAGCGTCACCATCAGTCTGGCCTCGCGTTCGCGGCAGGAGGTTCGCGAGCTCCGCCGCAAGCTCGCCGCCGAGCTCGAGCAGGTCCGCACCATGGCCAAGAGGCTCGACGCCCGGGAGCGCCAGCTCGCGGCTTCCGCAGCCGCCGCTGCGTCCGTCGCCCCAGCTGCCGAGTACACTGTCTCCCAACTCTCCGCCACGGACCCCAACACTCCCGTCCCTTCAAAATCCGTCGCTGCCCCGTTCCGCCGCCAGCTTAGCGTCTCGGTAGCCGCCGAGAGCAACCTAGAGTCCTTGGAGAAGGAAAAGCGCACCCCCAAAGCCAACCAATTCTATCAGAACCCTGACTTCGTCTCCGGTAAGGACAAGTTCCCGCCTCCCGACCCGCACGGCCACAAGAAGTCGAAAGCCAATGGCAGCAAGAAGCACTTGCTACACGGGGAGGCCGACCATGTCGAGAAGAAGCTCTACACGAAGGCCTTCAAGCAGTGCGCCTCCTTGCTCTCGAAGCTCATGAAGCACAAGCATGGGTGGGTCTTCAACACCCCTGTAGATGTGAGAGGGCTAGGCCTGCACGACTACTACACCATTATCAGACACCCGATGGACCTCGGCACGGTTAAGAACCGGCTCACGAAAAACATGTACAAATCTCCTTGGGAGTTTGCGGAAGATGTGAGGCTAACCTTCCGCAATGCCATGACATATAATCCGAAGGGGCAGGACGTCCACATCATGGCGGAGCATCTCTATCAGATGTTTGAAGAGCGGTGGGCTAAGATCGAGGCTGAATTGTCCTCCTACCGCTCTCGTCAGCCTGCTCCCAAGAAGCCGCCGCCGCTCGATATGAGGAGTCTTGAAAGGTCGGATTCAACAGCACACCCGATGGCGGTGGATTCGAAGTCGAAGCCTGCAGCTCATACCCCGCATATCGGCCGCCCGCCGGCGCTAAAGAAGCCGAAGGCAAAGGACCCGCACAAGAGGGAGATGACATTCGAGGAGAAGCAGCGGCTGAGCAATAATTTACAGAATTTGCCACCCGAGAAGCTGGATAATGTCGTGCAGATTATCAAGAGGAAGAACTTGTCGCTTAGCCAGCATGATGATGAGATTGAGGTGGATATTGATAGTTTCGATGTGGAAACTCTTTGGGAGCTTGATCGGTTTGTGACTAATTACAAGAAGAGCTTGAGCAAGAACAAGAGGAAGGCCGAGCTTGCTGTGCAAGCAAGGCAGGAGGCTGAGCAAAATTCGGGAAAAGCGGTGCAAGAAAGA GTTACAGAGACCATTGTCCCTGAAGCTCCAAAAGAAAATATAGCAG CGCAAGATGACAAGTATGCAGCTTCTTCATCACCGGCTCAAGGTGATAAGGAGGAAAATGCTGCTAGATCAAGTAGTTCGAGCAGCTCTAGCAGTGATTCAGGTTCTTCTTCTAGTG aTTCTGACAGTGACAGTTCCTCTGCTTATGGATCGGATGCTGGACATTCACCTAGAACATGA
- the LOC109716410 gene encoding uncharacterized protein LOC109716410: protein LLLPKAVCGRTEVKQPIPTQCSPPHAAYFSLVPTSPPSPPLSSLAELAALVLSTPDPSTKSRLSHLAFSRWLRLRLPVGAAPPPLRPARPPNPPLVSPKEVPTHKNSGLPLNAYMLHNLAHVELNAIDLAWDTVARFAPLRDVLGDEFFADFARVADDESRHFAWCSQRLAELGFSYGDMPAHNLLWRECEKSSGDVSARLAVIPLVQEARGLDAGPRLVQKLIGFGDHRSSDIVAKIAEEEVAHVAVGVYWFAQVCQKMGRIPCHTFKDLLDEYGVELKGPFNYSARDEAGIPRDWYDGTSRRQFESELSKVHERLACIVAMEKENSSLNG from the exons CTCCTTTTACCAAAGGCAGTGTGTGGTCGCACAGAAGTAAAGCAACCAATACCAACACAATGCTCGCCACCGCACGCTGCGTACTTCTCCCTCGTCCCCACTTCTCCACCATCGCCCCcactctcctccctcgccgagCTCGCCGCGTTGGTCCTCTCCACCCCCGACCCCTCAACCAAATCCCGCCTCTCCCACCTCGCCTTCTCCCGCtggctccgcctccgcctcccagTCGGCGCAGCCCCCCCTCCCCTTCGCCCCGCGCGTCCCCCGAATCCCCCCTTA GTGTCGCCCAAGGAGGTGCCCACGCACAAGAATTCCGGGTTGCCGCTTAACGCCTACATGCTCCACAACCTGGCGCACGTGGAGCTCAACGCCATCGACCTCGCGTGGGACACCGTGGCGCGGTTCGCGCCGCTCCGCGACGTGCTCGGCGACgagttcttcgccgacttcgcCCGCGTGGCCGACGACGAGAGCCGCCACTTCGCCTGGTGCTCCCAGAGGCTTGCCGAGCTCGGATTCAG CTATGGAGATATGCCTGCTCATAACCTTCTGTGGAGGGAGTGCGAGAAATCCTCTGGAGATGTATCTGCACGCTTGGCAGTGATTCCTCTAGTTCAG GAGGCTAGAGGGCTTGATGCGGGGCCCAGACTCGTGCAAAAGCTGATTGGTTTTGGGGACCATAGGTCTTCAGACATTGTAGCCAAGATCGCGGAGGAAGAAGTCGCTCATGTTGCGGTCGGCGTATACTGGTTTGCCCAAGTATGCCAGAAGATGGGTCGAATTCCTTGTCATACTTTTAAAG ACCTGTTGGACGAGTATGGCGTTGAGTTGAAAGGCCCATTCAACTATTCAGCTCGTGATGAAGCTGGTATACCTCGCGACTG GTATGATGGTACATCTAGAAGGCAATTCGAAAGTGAGCTTTCCAAG GTGCATGAGAGATTGGCTTGCATTGTCGCCATGGAGAAAGAGAACTCGAGCTTGAATGGCTAA
- the LOC109716406 gene encoding uncharacterized protein ycf45-like isoform X1: MLLLRPSLLPPSPTLTLTQTPHRNPSLPTPFPLRSPPPLLLLLHHHSPWRRPRRSSPSPIPFASASDNARPAAVDAAAAAAGFEEELRRLLVLLPAEMRRRVEDHVELLDLVEIVMDLGRRPLARFPSGDFFLSDRPISNLDLRHATSQVGDFAADNRAGISRTLHRISAIRNRKGAIIGLTCRVGRTLTGSANLLRDLVKDGGSLLLIGPPGVGKTTIIREIARMLADDYKKRVMIVDTSNEIGGDGDIPHAGIGGARRLQVPNADMQHKVLIEAVENHMPQVIVIDEIGTKLEAMTASTIAQRGIQLVATAHGVTIESLVMNPSLEMLVGGIQSVTLGDEEASRRGVQKTVLERKGPSTFTCCAEIISKTELRVHRNLEDTVDALLAGRSPDYEVRKSDKNKKGSMHEFVHVQQESFNDTPSKEDGIEAVDYSRWDDRSTLESAVTLDLAEKQIEISHKSERGFALYVYGIMETSVLQAINQLGMDGMVRLTDNISEADGFLALQSKLKKNSHIQAATKSHNIPVFVTKTNSLMQITKALRALVNEHAFGSKPLEGIEKATSSERTDALEEVRLAIEQVVIPSAESVQLLPRPPHIVSAQIELIESFNLEWEMKGQEPSVYLCIFPHQSNIKAKNQVTDDSGDLSWNENLNGSQNGVARLPLLPE, encoded by the exons ATGCTTCTCCTCCGCCCCTCTCTTCTCCCTCCCtccccaaccctaaccctaacccaaacCCCCCACCGCAACCCCTCGCTCCCCACGCCGTTTCCCCTCCGTTCCccgcctcctctcctcctcctcctccaccaccactcCCCAtggcgccgcccccgccgctcctctccttctccgaTCCCCTTCGCTTCCGCTTCGGACAACGCCCGCCCCGCCGCcgtcgacgccgccgccgccgccgcgggatTCGAGGAggagctccgccgcctcctcgtcctcctccccgCCGAGATGCGGCGGCGCGTGGAGGACCACGTGGAGCTCCTCGACCTCGTCGAAATCGTCATGGACCTGGGGCGCCGCCCCCTCGCCCGGTTCCCCTCCGGCGACTTCTTCCTCTCCGATCGCCCCATCTCCAACCTAGATCTCCGCCACGCCACCTCCCAG GTCGGGGACTTTGCGGCTGATAACCGAGCTGGGATTAGTCGAACCTTGCATAGGATTAGCGCTATTAGGAATCGGAAGGGTGCGATAATCGGTCTCACGTGCCGCGTTGGGCGCACGTTGACTGGAAGCGCTAATTTGCTTCGCGATTTGGTGAAGGATGGTGGGTCTCTTTTGCTTATTGGTCCTCCGGGAGTTGGGAAGACAACAATCATAAG AGAAATAGCTCGGATGCTAGCAGATGATTATAAGAAAAGAGTGATGATTGTTGACACTTCGAATGAAATAGGAGGAGATGGTGATATTCCTCATGCTGGAATAGGCGGCGCTCGTAGATTGCAAGTACCCAATGCTGACATGCAGCATAAG GTTCTGATTGAAGCAGTAGAAAATCACATGCCACAGGTAATTGTAATTGATGAGATTGGAACAAAGCTTGAAGCAATGACTGCTAGTACCATCGCACAGCGTGGCATCCAGCTTGTTGCCACCGCTCATGGGGTAACAATTGAGAGTTTGGTCATGAATCCTTCATTAGAGATGCTTGTTGGAGGAATACAG AGTGTCACCCTAGGTGATGAAGAGGCTAGCAGGAGAGGGGTTCAAAAGACTGTTCTTGAACGAAAAGGACCTTCAACATTCACTTGTTGTGCAGAGATCATTTCTAAGACTGAATTACGAGTTCATCGCAATTTGGAAGACACTGTGGATGCTCTTCTTGCAG GTAGATCTCCAGATTATGAAGTTAGGAAgtcagataaaaataaaaaggggtCGATGCATGAATTTGTTCATGTACAACAGGAATCATTCAATGATACACCTAGTAAGGAAGATGGAATCGAGGCCGTGGATTATTCAAGGTGGGATGATCGAAGTACTTTAGAAAGTGCAGTTACTCTTGATCTTGCAGAAAAGCAGATAGAGATTTCTCATAAATCAGAAAGAGGATTTGCTCTATATGTATATGGG ATAATGGAGACGAGCGTCTTGCAAGCGATTAACCAGCTAGGAATGGATGGAATGGTTAGACTAACTGATAATATCAGCGAAGCCGATGGTTTTCTTGCTTTACAATCAAAGCTTAAGAAGAACTCTCATATCCAAGCTGCGACCAAATCTCACAATATACCAGTTTTTGTGACAAAG ACAAACTCTTTGATGCAAATAACCAAAGCTCTGCGTGCCCTTGTAAATGAGCATGCCTTTGGATCAAAACCTCTTGAAGGGATAGAGAAAGCGACATCCTCAGAAAGGACTGATGCTTTGGAG GAGGTGAGATTAGCTATCGAGCAAGTAGTGATTCCAAGCGCGGAGAGTGTGCAGCTGCTTCCGAGGCCGCCTCATATTGTTTCTGCACAAATCGAACTGATTGAAAGTTTCAACCTCGAGTGGGAGATGAAGGGCCAGGAGCCTAGTGTCTACCTCTGTATTTTTCCTCATCAGTCGAATATCAAGGCTAAGAATCAAGTTACTGATGACAGTGGGGATTTGAGCTGGAATGAAAATCTGAATGGTTCGCAAAATGGTGTGGCTCGATTACCACTCCTCCCTGAGTAG
- the LOC109716406 gene encoding uncharacterized protein ycf45-like isoform X2 produces MLLLRPSLLPPSPTLTLTQTPHRNPSLPTPFPLRSPPPLLLLLHHHSPWRRPRRSSPSPIPFASASDNARPAAVDAAAAAAGFEEELRRLLVLLPAEMRRRVEDHVELLDLVEIVMDLGRRPLARFPSGDFFLSDRPISNLDLRHATSQVGDFAADNRAGISRTLHRISAIRNRKGAIIGLTCRVGRTLTGSANLLRDLVKDGGSLLLIGPPGVGKTTIIREIARMLADDYKKRVMIVDTSNEIGGDGDIPHAGIGGARRLQVPNADMQHKVLIEAVENHMPQVIVIDEIGTKLEAMTASTIAQRGIQLVATAHGVTIESLVMNPSLEMLVGGIQSVTLGDEEASRRGVQKTVLERKGPSTFTCCAEIISKTELRVHRNLEDTVDALLAGRSPDYEVRKSDKNKKGSMHEFVHVQQESFNDTPSKEDGIEAVDYSRWDDRSTLESAVTLDLAEKQIEISHKSERGFALYVYGIMETSVLQAINQLGMDGMVRLTDNISEADGFLALQSKLKKNSHIQAATKSHNIPVFVTKTNSLMQITKALRALVNEHAFGSKPLEGIEKATSSERTDALENSMTGGEISYRASSDSKRGECAAASEAASYCFCTNRTD; encoded by the exons ATGCTTCTCCTCCGCCCCTCTCTTCTCCCTCCCtccccaaccctaaccctaacccaaacCCCCCACCGCAACCCCTCGCTCCCCACGCCGTTTCCCCTCCGTTCCccgcctcctctcctcctcctcctccaccaccactcCCCAtggcgccgcccccgccgctcctctccttctccgaTCCCCTTCGCTTCCGCTTCGGACAACGCCCGCCCCGCCGCcgtcgacgccgccgccgccgccgcgggatTCGAGGAggagctccgccgcctcctcgtcctcctccccgCCGAGATGCGGCGGCGCGTGGAGGACCACGTGGAGCTCCTCGACCTCGTCGAAATCGTCATGGACCTGGGGCGCCGCCCCCTCGCCCGGTTCCCCTCCGGCGACTTCTTCCTCTCCGATCGCCCCATCTCCAACCTAGATCTCCGCCACGCCACCTCCCAG GTCGGGGACTTTGCGGCTGATAACCGAGCTGGGATTAGTCGAACCTTGCATAGGATTAGCGCTATTAGGAATCGGAAGGGTGCGATAATCGGTCTCACGTGCCGCGTTGGGCGCACGTTGACTGGAAGCGCTAATTTGCTTCGCGATTTGGTGAAGGATGGTGGGTCTCTTTTGCTTATTGGTCCTCCGGGAGTTGGGAAGACAACAATCATAAG AGAAATAGCTCGGATGCTAGCAGATGATTATAAGAAAAGAGTGATGATTGTTGACACTTCGAATGAAATAGGAGGAGATGGTGATATTCCTCATGCTGGAATAGGCGGCGCTCGTAGATTGCAAGTACCCAATGCTGACATGCAGCATAAG GTTCTGATTGAAGCAGTAGAAAATCACATGCCACAGGTAATTGTAATTGATGAGATTGGAACAAAGCTTGAAGCAATGACTGCTAGTACCATCGCACAGCGTGGCATCCAGCTTGTTGCCACCGCTCATGGGGTAACAATTGAGAGTTTGGTCATGAATCCTTCATTAGAGATGCTTGTTGGAGGAATACAG AGTGTCACCCTAGGTGATGAAGAGGCTAGCAGGAGAGGGGTTCAAAAGACTGTTCTTGAACGAAAAGGACCTTCAACATTCACTTGTTGTGCAGAGATCATTTCTAAGACTGAATTACGAGTTCATCGCAATTTGGAAGACACTGTGGATGCTCTTCTTGCAG GTAGATCTCCAGATTATGAAGTTAGGAAgtcagataaaaataaaaaggggtCGATGCATGAATTTGTTCATGTACAACAGGAATCATTCAATGATACACCTAGTAAGGAAGATGGAATCGAGGCCGTGGATTATTCAAGGTGGGATGATCGAAGTACTTTAGAAAGTGCAGTTACTCTTGATCTTGCAGAAAAGCAGATAGAGATTTCTCATAAATCAGAAAGAGGATTTGCTCTATATGTATATGGG ATAATGGAGACGAGCGTCTTGCAAGCGATTAACCAGCTAGGAATGGATGGAATGGTTAGACTAACTGATAATATCAGCGAAGCCGATGGTTTTCTTGCTTTACAATCAAAGCTTAAGAAGAACTCTCATATCCAAGCTGCGACCAAATCTCACAATATACCAGTTTTTGTGACAAAG ACAAACTCTTTGATGCAAATAACCAAAGCTCTGCGTGCCCTTGTAAATGAGCATGCCTTTGGATCAAAACCTCTTGAAGGGATAGAGAAAGCGACATCCTCAGAAAGGACTGATGCTTTGGAG AATTCCATGACAGGAGGTGAGATTAGCTATCGAGCAAGTAGTGATTCCAAGCGCGGAGAGTGTGCAGCTGCTTCCGAGGCCGCCTCATATTGTTTCTGCACAAATCGAACTGATTGA